In the genome of Coregonus clupeaformis isolate EN_2021a chromosome 11, ASM2061545v1, whole genome shotgun sequence, one region contains:
- the LOC121576446 gene encoding tudor domain-containing protein 5 yields the protein MTQEQLLLGLKKDVRSLLISAKQGLTPDQLKRDYINMLGHPMPLRILGFRNVLDMIREMPDVVYVHYLGDGSMVLKAVADDATRGIVELVAKQRNAKKAPARRGGVGFFSPRYQQQHPMVLPRRGHAPLALPAQLRAQLHQLLSQGAVGLSELETAFARRFGFPLRVNNYGFYSIVEMLAAAADLVAVTQSRMGSLLSLRGAGVASRMRTGPIKPLFPLKQTFQTVPIVRPMTQTNSVPVEKPTTESSTDNPKSSTDNPKSSTQNLVAPAPIPEAAVPNSPEGDQDSLPMDYTTPQPEPEPTQDGQLFQKCVIKLEEELRQCILENGHAGTVSPELKAKLRQVVAQNSEGLSVHDLPAEYKRVFGEELPVVQSGFLSTTEMVGALSDTLYLRPVVGDEGNHWMVMDIQNSPAHATPQQPGVAEPEGPIEGIKALNPSGTGYYFSCAESPWEGREGEGEGGEANPDLEEDMELRITTKTFHQMVDIYGSVPVRCRRGAVVPPDAMRGLRLRAPTCRGPRELVAVLVEHMESPSNFYIRFDESQEARALENMMIEMRSCYTCPEVSERYSLPERYVRTGQVCCVAPQGIWFYRVVVHRVLNDTQAEVYYVDFGDLTTVQRSSLKFLKSCYSELPAQAVPSSLAGIKPFGGSWSANAKTSFQKLCCERTLVAALHGYHADFLQLFLCDTHTEEDVYIHSALQAQGHGLSCAPAVSAVKCGQFNPVSLYLGEGVFDEGMEIEDEDPTLEPCPEATTTPQHNTTQPQPKSSPCSTHMAPNLVGEEEDLPDLPALEFIEVNSTAQVGLKANPFAALQSKDPLLLCCSDWDQGWTPNAPAPEVVQPKADLINHGDTANMLQPPPPSPSAGASELKQPWHVNDGGAVPPVSLMPAVPPQPSTLKTLSLQTPGLMQTQSAPYGTSMFPLFGMGDVLRVTSPFALGPAARLATGTGSHLLNWYPHKMA from the exons ATGACCCAGGAGCAGTTGCTCTTGGGCCTGAAGAAGGATGTGCGCTCCCTGCTCATCTCAGCCAAGCAGGGCCTGACCCCAGATCAGCTGAAGCGAGATTACATCAACATGCTGGGCCACCCCATGCCCCTGAGGATCCTTGGCTTCCGCAATGTACTGGACATGATCCGGGAGATGCCCGACGTGGTGTATGTCCACTATCTAGGAGATGGCAGCATGGTATTGAAGG CGGTGGCGGATGACGCCACCAGAGGCATCGTGGAGTTGGTGGCCAAGCAGCGCAACGCCAAGAAGGCCCCGGCTCGGCGTGGCGGTGTGGGCTTCTTCTCCCCACGCTACCAGCAGCAACACCCCATGGTCCTGCCGCGGCGTGGCCACGCTCCCCTGGCCCTGCCGGCCCAGCTCCGGGCACAGCTCCACCAGCTGCTCTCCCAGGGGGCCGTGGGCCTATCGGAGCTGGAGACAGCCTTTGCCCGCCGCTTCGGCTTCCCTTTACGCGTCAACAACTACGGCTTCTATTCCATCGTTGAGATGCTGGCGGCGGCCGCCGACCTAGTGGCGGTCACACAGAGCAGGATGGGCTCCCTGCTGTCCCTCAGGGGGGCAGGGGTGGCATCACGGATGAGGACCGGACCCATAAAGCCGCTCTTCCCACTGAAGCAGACCTTCCAAACTGTTCCTATCGTAAGGCCGATGACACAGACAAACTCAG TCCCAGTAGAAAAACCCACCACAGAGTCCAGTACTGATAATCCAAAGTCCAGTACTGATAATCCAAAGTCCAGTACCCAGAATCTTGTGGCACCAGCGCCAATCCCTGAGGCTGCAGTCCCTAACAGCCCAGAGGGGGACCAGGACTCTCTGCCAATGGATTACACAACACCACAGCCTGAACCTGAACCCACGCAGGACGGACAACTGTTTCAGAAGTGTGTCATCAAG CTAGAGGAGGAGCTTAGGCAGTGTATTCTGGAGAACGGGCATGCGGGCACAGTCAGTCCAGAACTAAAGGCCAAGCTTCGTCAG GTTGTAGCCCAAAACAGCGAGGGACTATCCGTCCACGATCTCCCTGCAGAATACAAG AGGGTGTTTGGGGAGGAGCTGCCGGTGGTCCAGAGTGGCTTCCTGAGCACCACAGAGATGGTGGGTGCCCTGAGCGACACGCTCTACCTGCGGCCCGTGGTGGGTGACGAGGGCAACCACTGGATGGTCATGGACATCCAGAATTCCCCTGCACACGCAACGCCACAACAACCAG GAGTGGCAGAGCCAGAAGGCCCCATTGAGGGTATCAAGGCTCTGAACCCGTCAGGTACGGGCTACTACTTCAGCTGTGCGGAGTCTCCCTGGGAGGgccgggagggagagggagagggaggcgaGGCCAACCCCGACCTGGAGGAAGACATGGAGCTCCGCATCACCACCAAGACCTTCCACCAG ATGGTGGATATTTACGGCTCGGTGCCGGTACGTTGTCGGCGTGGGGCGGTGGTGCCCCCGGACGCCATGCGGGGCCTTAGGCTGAGGGCCCCCACGTGCAGGGGCCCCCGGGAGCTGGTGGCCGTGCTGGTGGAGCACATGGAGTCACCCTCGAACTTCTACATCCGCTTTGATGAGAGCCAGGAGGCCCGCGCCCTGGAGAACATGATGATTGAGATGAG gAGCTGCTATACCTGTCCCGAGGTGTCAGAGCGCTACAGTCTGCCGGAGCGCTACGTGCGTACGGGCCAGGTGTGCTGCGTGGCGCCCCAGGGCATCTGGTTCTACCGCGTGGTGGTTCACCGGGTCCTCAACGACACCCAGGCAGAGGTCTACTACGTGGACTTTGGAGACCTCACCACCGTCCAGAGGAGCAGCCTCAAGTTCCTCAA GTCTTGTTACTCAGAGCTCCCAGCACAAGCAGTCCCCTCATCACTGGCTGGAATCAAGCCTTTCGGT GGCAGCTGGAGTGCCAACGCCAAGACCTCCTTCCAGAAGCTGTGTTGTGAACGCACCCTGGTGGCAGCCCTGCACGGCTACCATGCCGACTTCCTGCAGCTCTTTCTGTGCGACACACACACCGAGGAGGACGTGTACATCCACAGCGCCCTGCAGGCCCAGGGCCATGGGCTCAGCTGCGCCCCTGCCGTCAGCGCAGTG AAATGTGGCCAGTTCAACCCAGTGAGCCTCTATCTGGGCGAAGGCGTGTTCGACGaggggatggagatagaggacGAGGACCCCACCCTGGAGCCTTGCCCCGAAGCCACCACCACTccccagcacaacaccacccaaCCCCAGCCCAAGAGCTCCCCTTGCTCCACTCACATG GCCCCTAACCTCGTGGGGGAAGAGGAAGATCTGCCTGACCTCCCGGCACTGGAGTTCATCGAGGTCAACTCCACAGCCCAG GTGGGCCTGAAGGCCAACCCGTTTGCTGCTCTGCAGAGTAAGGACCCGCTGCTGCTGTGCTGTAGTGACTGGGACCAGGGCTGGACACCCAACGCCCCTGCCCCAGAGGTGGTACAGCCCAAGGCAGACCTGATTAACCATGGAGACACCGCTAAT ATGCTTCAGCCCCCCCCTCCTTCACCTAGTGCCGGTGCCAGTGAGCTGAAGCAGCCATGGCATGTAAATGATGGAGGGGCTGTGCCCCCAGTATCCCTCATGCCCGCTGTGCCCCCACAGCCCTCCACTCTGAAAACCCTGAGCCTCCAGACCCCCGGACTGATGCAGACCCAGAGTGCTCCATACG GTACATCCATGTTCCCTCTGTTTGGGATGGGGGACGTGCTGCGTGTCACCTCGCCCTTCGCCCTGGGCCCGGCCGCCCGTCTGGCTACCGGCACTGGTTCCCACCTCCTCAACTGGTACCCTCACAAAAtggcctga